A genomic region of Thermoplasmatales archaeon contains the following coding sequences:
- a CDS encoding UPF0058 family protein, producing the protein MERVKYKKRDIPVGGRWVMQKEELIQLHALFVQIKNEIERQLPEKNGLFKEYEQLGVMPQHVHKSKSAHKRAIFILGKEIAEYFSNNNKYASLAKMAQRLERMSIKA; encoded by the coding sequence TTGGAAAGAGTTAAATATAAGAAAAGAGATATACCTGTTGGAGGGAGATGGGTTATGCAGAAAGAAGAGCTGATACAGCTACACGCTTTATTTGTGCAAATAAAGAACGAGATAGAGAGGCAACTTCCAGAAAAAAACGGCCTATTCAAGGAATATGAACAACTTGGAGTTATGCCGCAGCATGTGCATAAATCAAAAAGTGCCCATAAAAGAGCAATATTCATTCTAGGAAAAGAAATTGCGGAATATTTCTCAAACAACAACAAATATGCATCTCTTGCAAAAATGGCCCAAAGATTAGAAAGAATGAGCATCAAAGCTTAA
- a CDS encoding winged helix-turn-helix transcriptional regulator, with translation MKEEHLALETRRKIYELIASSPGLHKREISRKLNLSLSTVDYHLHYMEKKNLVIAREDSRYRRYFVAEKTLPQDSRIISLLRQETPRKILIFLLENPDAIHRDIYQGVGKAPSTISFHIKKMVEAGILEEISLGKEKGYNIKNKDRIIDILITYRGTFLDRAVDKFLDAWTSFGKV, from the coding sequence ATGAAAGAAGAACACCTTGCTTTAGAAACAAGAAGGAAAATATATGAATTAATAGCTTCTTCCCCTGGGCTTCATAAAAGAGAAATATCAAGAAAATTAAATCTCTCCCTTAGTACAGTTGATTATCATCTCCACTACATGGAGAAAAAAAATCTGGTTATTGCAAGAGAGGATAGTAGGTATAGAAGATATTTTGTCGCAGAAAAAACATTGCCACAGGACAGCAGGATAATTTCCCTGCTCCGCCAGGAGACGCCCCGCAAAATACTGATTTTTTTGCTAGAAAATCCAGATGCAATCCATCGAGACATATATCAGGGTGTAGGAAAAGCTCCTTCAACTATTTCATTTCATATAAAAAAAATGGTTGAGGCGGGAATTCTAGAAGAAATCTCCTTGGGAAAAGAAAAGGGATACAATATAAAAAACAAGGATAGAATTATTGATATACTTATCACATATAGGGGCACTTTCCTAGATAGAGCGGTTGATAAATTTTTAGATGCTTGGACATCTTTTGGAAAGGTCTAA
- a CDS encoding aldehyde ferredoxin oxidoreductase family protein, translated as MCYAGNVLKIDLSKEEGKKQKIGESFVLKYLGGDGFGAYFMNKEVDATIDAFSPDNALIICPGLFVGTSVPTAGKTSFFSKSALTDGWNESVMGGRIGFAMKQAGYDAIIIKGKASRLSYIVIRDDEVKINSAEHLKGETTRKTAEEIKKDESIDVVATIGIAGEKLVRFASIDCDERQAGRGGIGAVMGSKNLKAIAIDGTKDIKVAKPEKLLRLSEEFYEKMINHPSFEEDGKYGTGEFLEWMNSERGTFPTRNWREGVFNERKEIDPYYWAPRYARKNKACIQCVKPCGKAFVAKDFMLDGIEYETLFALGSNCGVGSIEDVAKANELCDLYGMDTISTGGVIGFLMDLYENGIVKKEEIGFEARFGDGKALIELIRMIANREGIGNLLAEGVRGASQKIKNSEKYAVHVRGLEPPAYDVRGIKGMGLAFMSSPRGACHLRSGAYALELTGKFWKYEGVDRFSGKNKGKEIMDMENFMAVYDALGVCKFSRKIFLLNFEEFLDACIGKGMKEDELLLIGDRICNLKHIFNIKAGWRKEDCKLPEKFHIPIPEGVSKGSYISREEEKEMLEDYFKARGWRKDGKPKKSKIKELEIEEFWT; from the coding sequence ATGTGTTATGCAGGAAATGTATTAAAAATAGATTTGAGCAAGGAAGAAGGAAAGAAGCAAAAAATTGGTGAAAGCTTTGTTCTTAAATATCTCGGGGGCGATGGCTTCGGAGCATATTTTATGAATAAAGAGGTGGATGCAACCATAGATGCTTTTTCTCCAGATAATGCTTTAATAATCTGCCCTGGCCTATTTGTTGGTACTTCTGTTCCAACCGCAGGAAAAACATCCTTCTTTTCCAAATCCGCTTTAACAGATGGATGGAATGAAAGTGTGATGGGTGGAAGAATAGGATTCGCAATGAAGCAAGCGGGTTATGACGCAATAATAATTAAAGGAAAAGCCAGCAGGTTAAGCTATATTGTTATAAGAGACGATGAAGTAAAAATAAATTCGGCGGAGCATTTAAAAGGTGAAACAACAAGAAAAACAGCGGAAGAAATAAAGAAAGATGAATCCATTGATGTTGTTGCAACAATTGGCATTGCGGGAGAAAAACTTGTAAGATTTGCAAGCATAGACTGCGACGAGAGGCAGGCGGGCAGGGGAGGCATAGGCGCGGTGATGGGGAGCAAGAATTTAAAGGCAATTGCAATTGATGGCACAAAGGACATAAAGGTTGCAAAACCTGAAAAACTCCTGAGACTTTCTGAGGAATTTTATGAAAAAATGATAAATCATCCTTCTTTTGAGGAGGACGGGAAATATGGAACTGGAGAATTTCTTGAATGGATGAATTCTGAAAGAGGGACTTTTCCGACAAGAAATTGGAGGGAGGGAGTGTTCAATGAAAGGAAGGAAATAGATCCCTATTATTGGGCTCCAAGATATGCCAGGAAAAATAAAGCATGCATACAATGTGTGAAGCCATGTGGAAAGGCATTTGTTGCCAAGGATTTCATGTTAGATGGAATTGAATATGAAACCCTCTTTGCTCTCGGCTCAAATTGTGGTGTAGGAAGTATTGAGGATGTTGCAAAAGCAAATGAATTATGCGATTTATATGGTATGGATACGATATCCACTGGAGGAGTAATAGGATTTTTAATGGATTTATATGAAAATGGGATAGTTAAAAAAGAAGAGATAGGGTTTGAGGCAAGATTCGGGGATGGAAAAGCTTTAATTGAATTAATAAGAATGATTGCAAACAGAGAAGGCATAGGTAACTTACTGGCGGAAGGAGTAAGGGGGGCAAGCCAGAAGATAAAGAATTCGGAAAAATATGCGGTGCATGTAAGAGGGCTTGAGCCACCCGCCTATGATGTGCGGGGTATAAAAGGCATGGGGCTTGCTTTCATGAGCTCGCCACGGGGGGCATGCCATCTTCGCTCTGGAGCATATGCCTTAGAGCTAACTGGAAAGTTTTGGAAATATGAGGGTGTGGATAGATTTAGCGGTAAAAACAAGGGGAAGGAGATAATGGATATGGAGAATTTCATGGCGGTTTATGATGCTCTGGGAGTGTGCAAGTTCTCGAGGAAAATATTTCTGCTAAACTTTGAGGAATTTCTAGATGCATGTATTGGAAAGGGAATGAAAGAGGATGAATTACTTTTGATAGGGGATAGGATATGCAACTTAAAGCATATTTTCAATATAAAAGCGGGATGGAGAAAGGAGGATTGCAAATTGCCGGAAAAATTCCACATACCAATTCCAGAAGGTGTTTCAAAAGGAAGTTATATAAGTAGGGAAGAAGAAAAGGAGATGCTTGAAGACTATTTCAAGGCGAGAGGGTGGAGGAAGGACGGAAAACCAAAGAAAAGCAAGATTAAGGAATTAGAAATAGAAGAATTTTGGACATGA
- a CDS encoding carbohydrate kinase family protein codes for MITVVGHIAYDYIFNLDNSHYITYFRKCYGGGGTNIAIGLASLGKKVQLYSVAGTDFKKYENYLKKFELNKRIIKSNKKCARAYIFNIGKEQKTYFYWGASEEMENMKGIKSDILHISPCHPKLAMRMAEKSKFFGFEPGQDLKKFNRRELKYIIEKADIIFCNRHEAEIIKEIIKEFIKDKEMIITLGEKGSMIYREKKKIPSIKVKCIDATGAGDAFKAGFWYGWLEGYDIEKCCKIGTTLASFVIEKFGAQNFPRYEDFVERYEKNFGKL; via the coding sequence ATGATAACTGTTGTTGGACATATAGCATATGATTATATCTTCAATTTGGATAACTCTCACTATATAACATATTTCAGGAAATGCTATGGAGGAGGTGGAACAAATATTGCGATCGGACTGGCTTCATTAGGCAAAAAAGTGCAACTTTATAGTGTGGCGGGGACAGATTTTAAAAAATATGAAAATTATCTAAAAAAATTTGAATTAAATAAAAGGATAATTAAGAGCAACAAAAAATGTGCAAGAGCTTATATATTCAACATTGGAAAGGAGCAAAAAACTTATTTTTACTGGGGAGCATCTGAAGAAATGGAAAATATGAAGGGAATAAAAAGCGATATTTTGCATATTTCTCCATGTCATCCCAAGCTTGCTATGAGAATGGCTGAAAAATCCAAATTTTTTGGCTTCGAGCCAGGCCAAGATTTAAAAAAATTTAATAGAAGAGAGCTGAAATATATCATAGAGAAGGCGGATATAATATTCTGCAATCGTCATGAGGCGGAAATAATTAAAGAAATAATCAAAGAATTTATAAAGGATAAGGAAATGATAATAACTCTTGGCGAAAAGGGTAGCATGATTTATAGGGAAAAGAAGAAAATTCCTTCAATAAAGGTGAAATGCATTGATGCAACCGGCGCAGGCGATGCCTTCAAGGCGGGCTTCTGGTATGGGTGGCTCGAGGGATATGATATTGAAAAATGCTGTAAGATTGGAACAACCCTTGCCTCTTTTGTAATTGAGAAGTTTGGTGCACAAAACTTTCCGAGATATGAGGATTTTGTTGAAAGATATGAAAAAAATTTTGGAAAACTTTAG
- a CDS encoding 4Fe-4S binding protein, producing MMYVKAVPENCSGCKACEVTCSLWHWKVINTKKSGINVVKKSVVEDIPKLCTHGKDCNFECVNACKFDAMKKKDGIVYVEHEKCTGCKACERACPLNAVWIHEKKAYKCDLCNGDPQCIKFCSQNAIVLG from the coding sequence ATGATGTATGTCAAGGCAGTCCCTGAAAATTGTTCTGGTTGCAAGGCATGTGAGGTAACTTGCTCATTATGGCATTGGAAGGTTATAAATACAAAGAAATCAGGAATAAATGTGGTTAAGAAAAGTGTTGTTGAAGATATACCAAAATTATGTACTCATGGCAAAGATTGCAATTTTGAATGCGTCAATGCCTGCAAATTCGATGCGATGAAAAAGAAAGACGGGATTGTTTATGTAGAGCATGAAAAATGTACCGGTTGCAAAGCTTGCGAAAGGGCGTGTCCTTTAAATGCGGTGTGGATTCATGAAAAGAAGGCATATAAATGCGATTTATGCAATGGGGATCCGCAATGCATTAAATTCTGCTCTCAAAATGCAATTGTATTAGGGTGA
- a CDS encoding site-specific DNA-methyltransferase yields the protein MNLVIEDKEEIQKYKLHEIINKVILGDAFKVLKKLDDECVDMVFIDPPYFLQLPNKELRRWTVKTVVEGVNDAWDKFSSFQEYDEFITKLLIEVKRIMKPSATVWVIATYHSIFRIGKIMQDLGYWILNDIIWVKTNPMPNWLGVRFTNATENLIWAVKDRNVKGYTFNKEYARIFGIGKIGANVWVLPICWGDERLKDEKGKKLHSTQKPIELLKRVILTSTKEGDLVLDPVAGTGTTGYVAQALKRNFIMIEINQKYVKGIEERFRHPLKITDSGYPTKRYINRYMNLEEFK from the coding sequence ATCAATCTTGTGATAGAAGATAAAGAAGAAATCCAAAAATATAAACTTCATGAAATCATAAATAAAGTAATATTGGGTGATGCTTTTAAAGTGCTTAAGAAACTGGATGACGAATGTGTGGATATGGTTTTTATAGACCCGCCTTACTTTTTACAGTTGCCGAATAAAGAGTTAAGAAGATGGACAGTGAAAACTGTGGTTGAAGGTGTAAATGATGCATGGGATAAATTTTCATCATTTCAAGAATATGACGAGTTTATTACGAAACTCCTTATCGAAGTAAAAAGGATTATGAAACCATCCGCTACAGTATGGGTTATTGCTACTTACCACAGTATTTTTAGAATAGGAAAAATAATGCAGGATTTAGGTTACTGGATCCTTAATGATATAATTTGGGTGAAAACAAATCCGATGCCGAATTGGTTAGGTGTCAGATTTACAAATGCTACAGAAAATCTCATATGGGCGGTAAAAGATAGAAATGTTAAAGGATATACTTTTAATAAAGAATATGCAAGAATATTTGGTATCGGAAAGATAGGGGCAAATGTTTGGGTTTTACCTATATGTTGGGGCGATGAAAGACTTAAAGATGAAAAAGGGAAGAAATTACATTCCACACAAAAACCAATAGAACTCCTTAAAAGAGTTATTTTAACATCTACAAAAGAAGGGGATTTAGTCTTAGATCCAGTTGCTGGAACTGGAACAACAGGATATGTTGCTCAAGCGCTAAAAAGAAATTTTATTATGATAGAAATTAATCAGAAATATGTAAAAGGGATAGAAGAGAGATTTAGGCATCCATTGAAAATAACAGATAGTGGATATCCAACTAAAAGATACATAAACAGATACATGAACTTGGAGGAATTCAAATGA
- a CDS encoding ZIP family metal transporter: MIWLYAISSVIIVSLISLIGLAVIWINDEKLRKVLIYLVAFSAGGLFGGAFLHLLPEMVDRGFKSYYAIYIILGIIIYFLLEKIICWRHCHILPSDKHPHTLSFMILFGDILHNLIDGLIIGASYMASLSLGVATTIAVILHEIPQEIGDFGSLLYGGFNKSKALLFNFLSALTAIFGTLLVLIIKNDSLIDILIPVTIGGFIYIAGSDLVPELHKESNLKKSFLQLLSLSAGIIIMYLLTLVE; the protein is encoded by the coding sequence ATGATATGGTTATATGCAATATCAAGCGTTATTATCGTTAGCCTGATCTCGCTTATTGGATTGGCAGTTATATGGATAAATGATGAAAAACTGAGAAAAGTTTTAATATATCTTGTAGCCTTTTCTGCGGGAGGGCTTTTTGGCGGAGCCTTCCTTCATTTATTGCCTGAGATGGTTGATAGGGGGTTTAAAAGTTATTATGCTATTTATATTATTTTAGGAATTATTATCTACTTTTTGCTTGAAAAAATCATTTGCTGGAGGCATTGTCATATACTCCCCTCCGATAAACATCCTCACACTCTTTCTTTTATGATTCTTTTTGGGGATATTCTTCATAATCTTATAGATGGTCTCATTATAGGAGCAAGTTATATGGCTAGCTTAAGTCTTGGAGTTGCAACAACAATAGCGGTTATACTGCATGAGATACCTCAGGAAATAGGTGATTTTGGCTCTCTTCTTTATGGCGGTTTCAATAAATCAAAAGCATTGCTTTTCAATTTCCTTTCTGCTCTCACCGCAATTTTTGGTACATTACTTGTTCTAATAATAAAAAATGATTCTCTTATAGATATTCTTATCCCTGTTACAATCGGAGGATTTATTTATATTGCGGGCTCGGATTTAGTGCCAGAATTGCATAAAGAATCAAATTTGAAAAAATCCTTCCTACAGCTTTTGTCGCTTTCCGCTGGAATAATTATCATGTATCTCTTGACACTTGTTGAATAA
- a CDS encoding 3-isopropylmalate dehydratase large subunit, whose product MPTIIEKIFQTHTKDRVEVGETIWLDIDLRTARDFAGANVVKNLIENYSKDYIADAKKTFFTFDCNAPANTIEYATNQQICRKFARENGIKIYDVDSGIGSHVVIEEGLAYPGITAVSTDSHFNLLGAIGAFGQGMGDVDIAFAFKTGKIWFEVPPTIKVNFIGMPSGLWNAKDLALLCVKELKRISLGKAIEFYGEIIDSLSLDGRITLSSMVTEMGGIAGFIPPDEKVIKFCEKASGKKIKPFYAEDANYEKEIDIDVRDLEPLVAMPPSPSNVKRVRDVKDVKIDSVFIGSCTNGRMDDMQSAWKIIKGKKIKEDVKMKVVPATRRLWKEMLDRGIIKDLVEAGAIVSHACCAGCASGQIGMTGIDENQVSTSNRNFKGKQGAGNTYLASPETAAASALTGYLTGGDEI is encoded by the coding sequence ATGCCAACAATAATTGAAAAAATTTTTCAGACTCACACAAAGGATAGAGTAGAAGTAGGGGAAACAATATGGCTGGATATTGATTTAAGGACTGCACGCGACTTTGCAGGAGCGAATGTAGTAAAAAATTTAATCGAAAATTACAGCAAGGATTATATAGCGGATGCAAAAAAAACATTTTTTACATTTGACTGCAATGCCCCTGCAAATACTATTGAATATGCGACAAATCAGCAAATATGTAGAAAATTTGCAAGAGAAAATGGAATAAAGATTTATGATGTGGATAGCGGGATAGGAAGTCATGTTGTCATTGAAGAGGGGCTTGCATACCCTGGAATAACCGCGGTTAGCACGGATAGCCACTTTAATCTTCTCGGAGCTATAGGAGCTTTTGGACAAGGAATGGGGGATGTGGATATTGCCTTCGCTTTCAAAACAGGCAAGATATGGTTTGAAGTTCCTCCAACAATAAAAGTTAATTTTATTGGTATGCCATCTGGCCTATGGAATGCAAAAGATTTAGCTCTTTTATGTGTAAAGGAATTGAAAAGAATTTCTTTAGGAAAAGCGATAGAATTTTATGGTGAAATAATTGATTCTCTTTCTTTGGATGGTAGAATAACTCTTTCCTCAATGGTCACTGAAATGGGTGGAATAGCGGGATTTATTCCCCCAGATGAAAAAGTAATAAAATTTTGCGAAAAGGCCTCTGGAAAGAAAATAAAGCCATTTTATGCGGAGGATGCAAACTATGAGAAGGAAATAGATATAGATGTAAGGGATCTTGAGCCATTGGTTGCGATGCCTCCTTCTCCCAGCAATGTAAAAAGGGTTAGAGATGTGAAAGATGTGAAAATAGACAGTGTTTTTATTGGCTCATGCACAAATGGTAGGATGGATGATATGCAATCCGCATGGAAAATAATAAAAGGAAAAAAGATAAAGGAAGATGTAAAAATGAAGGTTGTTCCAGCAACAAGAAGATTATGGAAAGAAATGCTTGATAGAGGCATAATAAAAGATTTGGTTGAAGCTGGAGCCATAGTAAGCCATGCATGCTGTGCCGGATGCGCCTCTGGCCAAATAGGAATGACTGGAATAGATGAAAATCAGGTATCAACTTCAAACAGGAATTTCAAGGGCAAGCAGGGGGCGGGCAACACTTATCTTGCATCTCCTGAAACAGCAGCTGCGAGTGCTTTAACTGGCTACCTTACTGGAGGTGATGAAATATGA
- a CDS encoding MBL fold metallo-hydrolase, with protein MSKITFIGTGGGRFATIFQHRKTGGIYIAEKGLLMHVDPGPGALVEMYNLDLNPTQTDVIFVSHAHPDHYNDAEILIEAITMGGKIKRGMLIGSESVIEGINNYRPISFYHKSLVKDVVVAKPGKKILIKELYEMTITPAIHSDETTVGFQINLENGKISYTSDTQLFDELIYAHKGSRILIICLTRPLNGKIPYHLSTEDAASLIEGVKPEIAILTHMGLKTIPQATLQANWLSEKTGIPTISAFDGMRVYMEDRIEIKKQ; from the coding sequence ATGAGCAAGATTACATTCATTGGCACCGGCGGAGGGAGATTTGCAACTATCTTCCAGCACAGAAAAACAGGAGGAATATATATAGCGGAAAAAGGCTTGCTTATGCATGTTGACCCTGGCCCAGGCGCCCTTGTGGAAATGTATAATCTTGATTTGAATCCAACCCAAACTGATGTTATTTTTGTTTCTCATGCTCATCCTGATCACTACAATGATGCGGAGATATTGATTGAAGCAATAACAATGGGTGGAAAGATAAAGAGAGGGATGCTTATAGGGAGTGAGAGTGTCATCGAAGGAATAAATAATTATAGACCAATATCTTTTTATCATAAGAGCTTAGTAAAAGATGTTGTTGTTGCAAAACCTGGAAAAAAGATATTAATAAAAGAGTTGTATGAAATGACTATTACCCCTGCAATTCACTCTGATGAAACAACAGTTGGTTTTCAGATAAATCTTGAAAACGGAAAAATATCATATACAAGTGATACCCAACTCTTTGATGAATTAATATACGCCCACAAAGGGAGCAGAATTCTTATAATTTGCTTAACTCGCCCTTTGAATGGAAAAATACCATATCATCTTTCCACAGAAGATGCTGCTAGCTTAATAGAAGGAGTTAAACCCGAAATTGCAATTCTTACTCATATGGGTTTAAAAACAATACCACAAGCAACATTGCAGGCAAATTGGCTATCTGAAAAAACGGGCATTCCAACGATATCCGCTTTTGATGGAATGAGAGTATATATGGAAGATAGGATAGAGATTAAGAAACAATAA
- a CDS encoding TCP-1/cpn60 chaperonin family protein, producing the protein MLTGRQPILILKEGTEREKGREAQYNNIRAAIAIADAVRSTLGPKGMDKMLVDSMGDVVITNDGVTILKEIDVEHPAAKMIVEVAKAQDQECGDGTTTAVVLAGELLKNAQDLIDQDIHPTVIADGYRMASKKACEILESIALDVKPNDEELLKKIAETAITGKVAETNKELLAAIAYKAVKSVAEEINGETKVDIDNIKVEKKQGGSVEDTELINGIILDKERVHPDMPAIVKDAKILLLNNALEVKKTEVDAQIRISDPSQLQKFLEEEEAMIRNMVEKIKKSGANVVVCQKGIDDLAQHYLAKAGIYAVRRVKKSDMEKLAKATGASIITELDEIKPKDLGHAGRVEERKIGDDKMTFITECKEAKAVSILLRGGTEHVVDEIERGLHDALSVIAVALEDGKMTTGGGSAAIEIAMGLRDYAATIGGREQLAIEKFADAIEIVPRALAANAGIDPIDILIELRKVHSEGKKYHGVNVYQGGTVDMREKNVLEPLRVGKQAIRSATEAAIMILRIDDVIAAREVSKEKGKIPEEEKEESEF; encoded by the coding sequence ATGTTGACAGGTAGACAGCCAATTTTAATATTGAAGGAAGGAACTGAAAGGGAGAAAGGGAGAGAAGCACAGTATAACAACATAAGGGCAGCGATAGCAATTGCGGACGCAGTTCGCTCTACTCTTGGGCCAAAAGGCATGGACAAAATGCTCGTGGATAGCATGGGAGATGTAGTGATTACAAATGACGGAGTGACAATTCTCAAGGAGATAGATGTGGAGCACCCCGCAGCAAAAATGATTGTCGAAGTCGCAAAAGCTCAAGACCAAGAGTGTGGTGATGGTACTACTACCGCTGTTGTGCTTGCTGGAGAGTTACTAAAGAATGCCCAGGATTTGATAGATCAAGATATTCATCCAACAGTGATAGCGGATGGGTATAGGATGGCTAGCAAAAAAGCCTGTGAAATACTCGAAAGCATAGCTTTGGATGTAAAACCAAATGATGAGGAATTGCTAAAGAAAATCGCAGAGACGGCGATAACAGGAAAAGTTGCAGAAACAAACAAGGAATTGCTTGCAGCTATTGCATATAAAGCGGTTAAGAGTGTTGCAGAAGAGATAAATGGAGAAACCAAAGTTGATATAGATAATATAAAGGTTGAGAAAAAGCAAGGGGGTTCAGTTGAAGACACAGAGCTAATAAATGGTATAATTCTTGACAAGGAAAGAGTCCATCCAGATATGCCAGCTATTGTTAAGGATGCAAAAATACTTTTATTAAACAATGCGCTTGAAGTTAAAAAGACAGAAGTAGATGCACAGATAAGAATATCAGATCCATCTCAGCTTCAGAAATTCCTTGAGGAAGAAGAGGCAATGATAAGGAACATGGTTGAAAAGATAAAGAAGAGCGGTGCAAATGTTGTTGTATGTCAGAAAGGAATCGATGATTTGGCACAGCATTACCTAGCAAAAGCAGGAATATATGCGGTGAGAAGGGTTAAGAAATCAGATATGGAGAAGCTTGCAAAGGCAACAGGGGCTTCAATAATAACTGAACTTGATGAAATAAAGCCAAAGGATCTCGGTCATGCGGGAAGAGTAGAAGAAAGAAAAATAGGCGATGACAAAATGACATTCATAACAGAATGCAAAGAAGCGAAGGCAGTGAGTATATTACTCAGAGGAGGCACAGAGCATGTTGTTGATGAAATCGAGCGAGGCTTGCATGATGCATTGAGTGTAATAGCTGTAGCCCTAGAAGATGGAAAGATGACAACAGGAGGAGGCTCAGCAGCAATAGAGATTGCAATGGGTTTAAGAGATTATGCGGCAACTATTGGAGGAAGAGAGCAATTGGCAATAGAAAAATTTGCGGATGCAATTGAAATTGTTCCAAGAGCTTTAGCAGCAAATGCTGGAATTGATCCGATAGATATACTTATTGAGCTAAGAAAAGTACATTCTGAGGGCAAGAAATATCATGGAGTGAATGTTTATCAGGGAGGAACAGTTGATATGAGAGAAAAAAATGTTCTTGAACCACTGCGTGTTGGAAAACAGGCGATTCGTTCCGCAACAGAAGCAGCGATAATGATTTTGCGCATAGACGACGTAATTGCAGCAAGGGAAGTATCAAAAGAGAAAGGCAAGATACCAGAGGAAGAAAAAGAAGAGAGTGAATTCTAA
- a CDS encoding deoxyhypusine synthase: MIVRDINLKKVKNVRDLVKQFYYSGGFTTKKIGNALKILEEMIKEDYFIFLTFPACLVATGTRGVIRDMLKEKIVDGVITTCGTIDHDLARDFKNYYHGSFDADDVELHKKGINRLGNIFIPNESYGIIIEEKIQKFFKDFKGKLGSREIAWKIGEKLSKNSILYWAWKNKIPFYVPAIYDGAVGWQIWRMKNRIEIDFSKDEDELADIFFGDGKIGGIVIGGGVAKHHLIWWAQFHNGLDAAIYITSAQEWDGSLSGARAKEAISWGKIKEKAKHVTIEGDATVILPLLISSIR; the protein is encoded by the coding sequence ATGATTGTTAGAGATATAAATTTAAAAAAAGTTAAAAATGTCAGGGATTTAGTAAAACAATTTTACTACTCAGGAGGCTTCACCACAAAAAAAATAGGGAATGCACTTAAAATATTGGAGGAAATGATAAAAGAAGATTATTTCATTTTTCTTACTTTTCCCGCATGTTTAGTTGCTACTGGAACGAGAGGTGTTATAAGAGATATGTTAAAAGAGAAAATAGTTGATGGAGTTATTACAACATGTGGAACGATTGACCATGATTTGGCTAGGGATTTTAAAAATTATTATCATGGTTCATTTGATGCTGACGATGTGGAGCTACATAAGAAAGGGATAAATAGGCTCGGAAATATATTCATTCCAAATGAGAGCTATGGAATTATAATAGAGGAAAAAATCCAGAAATTTTTCAAAGATTTTAAAGGAAAATTAGGGAGCAGGGAAATAGCATGGAAAATAGGAGAAAAATTGAGCAAGAATTCAATTCTATACTGGGCATGGAAAAACAAAATACCCTTTTATGTGCCCGCAATTTACGATGGGGCGGTCGGCTGGCAGATATGGAGAATGAAGAATAGGATAGAAATCGATTTTTCAAAGGATGAGGATGAGCTGGCGGATATATTTTTTGGAGATGGTAAAATAGGAGGGATTGTAATTGGAGGAGGTGTTGCAAAGCATCATCTTATATGGTGGGCTCAATTTCACAATGGTTTAGATGCAGCTATTTATATCACATCTGCTCAGGAGTGGGACGGCTCTTTATCTGGAGCGAGGGCAAAAGAAGCGATTTCATGGGGGAAGATAAAGGAAAAAGCGAAGCATGTTACAATAGAAGGAGATGCAACAGTTATACTTCCTCTCCTGATCTCTTCTATTCGATGA
- a CDS encoding 3-isopropylmalate dehydratase — protein sequence MRISGRVWKIEREGKLIDDIDTDMIYHNKYLHITDKKEMGKYAFSNLQGWEDFPKKARKGDIIFAGENFGCGSSRQQAVDCFIQLGINAIVAKSFGAIYKRNAINSGLAIIECKDIDKIEVKNGDEIEIDLIKGEIIKDGKILIKTSPMSAIQYAIYKAGNLFEYAKSIQ from the coding sequence ATGAGAATATCTGGAAGAGTTTGGAAGATAGAGAGAGAAGGTAAACTTATTGATGACATTGATACAGATATGATTTATCACAACAAATATTTGCATATAACCGATAAAAAGGAGATGGGGAAATATGCTTTCAGCAATCTGCAGGGATGGGAAGATTTTCCTAAAAAAGCAAGAAAAGGAGATATAATTTTTGCGGGGGAGAATTTTGGATGCGGTTCATCTCGCCAGCAGGCGGTTGACTGCTTTATTCAGCTTGGTATAAATGCGATCGTTGCAAAATCTTTTGGGGCAATATACAAGAGAAATGCAATAAATAGCGGGCTTGCGATAATTGAATGTAAGGATATTGATAAGATAGAAGTAAAAAATGGGGATGAAATAGAAATAGACCTTATAAAAGGAGAAATAATCAAGGATGGGAAAATTTTAATAAAAACAAGCCCAATGAGCGCCATTCAGTATGCTATTTATAAGGCAGGAAATTTATTTGAATATGCGAAATCAATTCAATGA